The following proteins come from a genomic window of Kocuria palustris:
- a CDS encoding transposase encodes MGEQLGIHPETLRIWVRQAEIDEGHRPGTTTSDAQLLAELEKEVREPRRANSMADSSGQRNISCEMGQSLTTGGSGCRASTVISAGSRSSWRSGCTRGAGGWSISPRRSAAARRWSGSWPGAAGTSMPNRSAGNHARAA; translated from the coding sequence GTGGGCGAGCAGCTCGGGATCCATCCGGAGACGTTGCGGATATGGGTCCGGCAGGCTGAGATCGACGAGGGCCACCGGCCCGGGACCACGACCAGCGATGCGCAGCTCCTCGCTGAGCTGGAGAAGGAAGTGCGCGAGCCGCGTCGAGCGAACTCGATGGCGGATTCAAGCGGTCAGCGCAACATCTCCTGTGAGATGGGACAGTCACTGACCACAGGAGGATCCGGATGCAGGGCAAGCACGGTCATCTCAGCCGGGAGCAGAAGCAGCTGGCGCTCAGGTTGCACGCGAGGGGCTGGCGGCTGGTCGATATCGCCAAGGAGATCGGCTGCAGCGCGCCGATGGTCGGGGTCATGGCCCGGAGCGGCAGGCACCTCGATGCCAAACCGCTCGGCTGGAAACCACGCCAGGGCTGCCTGA